The Acidimicrobiales bacterium sequence TGCCGCCGGACCCGATCTCGAAGCAATCGCGGCGGAGGCGGCGTAGTGGCGCGGGTCGCGCGTCAGCTCCCCCCCGGCGCGGCGCCGGTGCCGTGGTTCGGCCCGACGGCGCTGGCCACGCCGGCCAACGCCCTGACGGCGGCGCGCTTCCTCGTGACGCCGCTGTTCATAGCCCTCATCGTCACGCGCGGCCCGTCCTGGGTCACCGTGGCCGTCGGCGCCCCGCTGGCGCTGTCCGACGTGATGGACGGCTGGGTGGCCCGCCGCATGGGCGCAACCCGCTCCGGCGCCTTCCTCGATCCCCTGGCCGACAAGTTCCTGGTGATCGGATCGTTGATATCCCTCTGCGCCACCGGGGCGTTCTGGTGGCCCCCGGTCGCGATGATCGCGGCGCGGGAGCTCGTCATCAGCGTGCACCGCGC is a genomic window containing:
- a CDS encoding CDP-alcohol phosphatidyltransferase family protein is translated as MARVARQLPPGAAPVPWFGPTALATPANALTAARFLVTPLFIALIVTRGPSWVTVAVGAPLALSDVMDGWVARRMGATRSGAFLDPLADKFLVIGSLISLCATGAFWWPPVAMIAARELVISVHRARLGRKGISVPATGPAKLKTLAQDTAVGFAVLPPLAPRHLILATTVLWIAVALSLWTGRQYLRAVTS